A single region of the Saprospiraceae bacterium genome encodes:
- the speD gene encoding adenosylmethionine decarboxylase, whose protein sequence is MKNPKTTTVNTDSPIKALGRHWLIELLDCKTQLLSRVKEVAAIMEEAVEVSGATKVASRFHQFEPYGVSGVIIIKESHFTIHTWPEHAYVALDIFTCGNLIDTTKAIDFLKNAFEASGVEQQLIKRGVNIQH, encoded by the coding sequence GTGAAAAATCCAAAAACGACAACAGTAAATACGGACTCACCTATTAAAGCGCTTGGCCGCCATTGGTTGATTGAACTATTGGATTGTAAGACACAGTTGCTGAGTAGGGTGAAAGAAGTGGCTGCCATTATGGAGGAAGCGGTGGAGGTGTCGGGTGCTACTAAGGTGGCATCCAGGTTTCATCAATTTGAGCCGTATGGTGTAAGTGGCGTCATTATTATTAAGGAAAGCCATTTCACCATCCATACTTGGCCAGAACATGCTTATGTGGCGCTTGATATTTTCACTTGTGGAAACCTTATAGATACAACTAAAGCGATAGATTTTTTAAAGAATGCCTTTGAGGCATCCGGGGTGGAACAACAGTTGATAAAACGTGGTGTTAATATTCAGCACTAA
- a CDS encoding DUF3857 domain-containing protein, whose amino-acid sequence MKTIFIGIALFLLTGGTFLHAQLYYPALTISGDLKANATSVIREEVNVFSIKSTSEGTFHFRQIVTVLNKKSDANKFYVAYDKESKVTDIKATLYDALGQKIRKIKGDEIRDFSAIEDFSIYQDDRYKYLEVNHHSYPFTIEFEYEIDLKGMPFITYKDWFIQEFEQSVEHSSFMVDLPADQTFHYKALNFAGEPKESEEKGRKFYQWEVSNLVGFEREPYSPRTFDILPALFLSPDKFKIGSYEGSMDSWVNFGKFMNQLLEGRDELPEVMKAEVTKIVADANSEREKINRLYAYVQQNMRYVSVQLGVGGWQPFDAEYVATKKYGDCKALSNFMGALLKEAGIVSYPVLIYAGDLDYEVEEDFTTTRFNHMVLHVPSEDYWLDCTMNDYPPNYLGDHNANRNVMLVTPSGGRLVKTPKLSAEDNQDNHKALITLAADGSAKIAVEIFASGASQETYRAVEKQLSKEEKEKWLAKASDLPSFSIVSFDIESSMEKPEARFSYSVDVVRYAAKAGKRLFVPFNLINNWTHVPPSVENRKHNIFREGAFWDRDEIILDIPEGYTLESIPTEKKRVECEAGYYDLTIEKKENQLICRRELRLEAGEFPATMYDSFRDFFKEIAKLDGMKLVLVEKKT is encoded by the coding sequence ATGAAGACTATTTTTATTGGTATTGCGCTGTTTTTATTGACAGGGGGAACGTTTTTGCATGCCCAGCTGTATTATCCGGCTTTAACCATCAGTGGTGATTTAAAAGCCAACGCGACCTCGGTCATTCGGGAGGAAGTGAATGTTTTCAGTATCAAATCTACGAGTGAAGGGACTTTTCACTTTCGTCAGATCGTAACAGTATTGAATAAAAAAAGCGATGCCAATAAATTTTATGTGGCTTATGATAAGGAAAGCAAGGTAACAGATATAAAGGCAACCCTGTATGATGCATTGGGACAAAAAATTCGCAAAATAAAAGGAGATGAAATCAGGGACTTTAGTGCTATCGAAGATTTCTCTATTTATCAGGATGATCGCTATAAATATTTGGAGGTCAATCATCACAGCTATCCCTTTACAATTGAATTTGAATATGAAATAGATTTAAAAGGGATGCCCTTCATTACTTATAAGGATTGGTTTATCCAGGAATTCGAACAATCTGTTGAACATTCTTCATTTATGGTAGACCTCCCTGCCGACCAAACTTTCCACTATAAAGCGCTTAACTTCGCCGGCGAACCAAAAGAAAGCGAAGAAAAGGGACGAAAATTTTATCAGTGGGAAGTATCCAACTTGGTTGGGTTTGAAAGAGAACCCTATAGTCCTCGTACCTTTGATATCCTACCAGCATTGTTTTTATCTCCAGATAAGTTCAAAATCGGATCTTATGAGGGTAGTATGGATAGTTGGGTTAATTTCGGGAAATTTATGAATCAATTATTAGAAGGAAGAGATGAATTACCTGAAGTTATGAAGGCTGAAGTGACAAAGATTGTGGCTGATGCTAATAGTGAGCGAGAAAAAATAAACCGGCTATACGCTTATGTCCAGCAAAATATGCGATATGTAAGTGTTCAATTGGGTGTCGGAGGTTGGCAACCTTTTGATGCGGAATATGTGGCAACCAAGAAGTATGGAGACTGTAAAGCATTAAGTAATTTTATGGGAGCCCTACTTAAAGAGGCTGGGATTGTCTCCTATCCCGTGCTCATTTATGCTGGAGACTTGGACTACGAAGTCGAGGAAGATTTTACGACCACCCGATTTAATCATATGGTATTGCATGTGCCTTCTGAAGACTACTGGCTGGATTGTACAATGAACGATTATCCGCCCAATTATTTGGGAGATCACAATGCTAACCGAAATGTTATGTTGGTAACCCCATCGGGGGGGCGACTGGTTAAAACACCGAAATTGAGCGCAGAAGATAACCAGGATAATCATAAAGCCTTGATAACACTAGCGGCTGATGGAAGTGCAAAAATCGCAGTAGAGATATTTGCTTCAGGTGCTTCTCAAGAAACCTACAGAGCTGTTGAGAAGCAGTTATCAAAAGAAGAGAAGGAAAAATGGTTGGCGAAAGCAAGTGATTTGCCTTCTTTTTCTATAGTTTCATTTGATATCGAGTCTAGTATGGAAAAACCAGAAGCTCGTTTTTCCTATAGTGTAGATGTTGTTCGTTATGCAGCCAAGGCTGGAAAACGGCTTTTTGTCCCCTTCAACCTGATTAATAATTGGACCCATGTTCCTCCCTCCGTAGAGAACCGCAAGCACAATATTTTCAGGGAAGGTGCTTTTTGGGATAGGGATGAGATTATTTTGGACATCCCTGAGGGCTACACCTTAGAATCTATACCAACCGAAAAGAAAAGGGTTGAATGTGAGGCAGGGTATTATGATTTGACCATTGAAAAAAAGGAAAACCAATTGATTTGTAGAAGAGAATTAAGGTTAGAAGCGGGGGAATTTCCTGCAACGATGTACGATTCTTTTCGCGATTTTTTCAAGGAGATTGCTAAACTGGATGGCATGAAGTTGGTTTTAGTCGAGAAGAAAACCTAA